A DNA window from Melospiza georgiana isolate bMelGeo1 chromosome 22, bMelGeo1.pri, whole genome shotgun sequence contains the following coding sequences:
- the PPCS gene encoding phosphopantothenate--cysteine ligase — protein sequence MAAAAVKEEEKDKDDEEDNAVDTAETEERVRAWAAAQAARGRRVALVTSGGTQVPLEARAVRFLENFSSGRRGAASAERLVRAGYGVCFLHRARSAFPWARALPPHGPALLDALRLTPGPPPGVAAAPAALPALLPALREYQRATEEGALLAIEFTGLVEYLALLRAAARALAPLGSSAMFYLAAAVSDFYIPVSEMPEHKIQSSEGPLQITMKMVPKMLSPLVRDWAPEAFVISFKLETDAQILLDKSQQALEKYRHQVVVANVLESRRTSVIIVTRDSQTPLSLSDEELAQGMEIEEKIVSYLQGQHTAFIERKG from the exons atggcggcggcggcggtgaaggaggaggagaaggacaagGACGATGAGGAGGACAACGCCGTGGATACGGCGGAGACCGAGGAGCGGGTGCGCGCTTGGGCGGCGGCGCAGGCGGCGCGCGGGCGGCGCGTGGCGCTGGTGACGTCGGGCGGGACGCAGGTGCCGCTGGAGGCGCGCGCCGTGCGCTTCCTGGAGAACTTCAGCagcgggcggcgcggggcggcctCGGCCGAGCGCCTGGTGCGGGCCGGCTACGGCGTCTGCTTCCTGCACCGCGCCCGCTCCGCCTTCCCCTGGGCCCGCGCCCTGCCGCCGCACGGGCCCGCGCTGCTCGACGCGCTCCGCCTCaccccggggccgccgcccgGCGtggccgccgctcccgccgcgctGCCCGCGCTGCTGCCCGCGCTCCGCGAGTACCAGCGCGCCACCGAGGAGGGAGCGCTGCTCGCCATCGAGTTCACCGGGCTCGTGGAGTACCTGGCGCTGCTGCGCGCCGCCGCCAGAGCGCTGGCGCCGCTCG GTTCCAGTGCCATGTTCTACCTGGCAGCCGCCGTGTCGGATTTCTACATCCCGGTCTCTGAGATGCCAGAGCACAAGATCCAGTCCTCGGAGGGACCCCTGCAG ATCACAATGAAGATGGTGCCAAAAATGCTCTCACCCCTGGTCAGAGACTGGGCCCCTGAGGCTTTTGTGATTTCCTTCAAACTGGAGACAGATGCCCAGATCCTGCTGGATAAATCTCAGCAGGCTCTGGAGAAATACAGGCACCAGGTGGTGGTGGCCAACGTCCTGGAGTCGCGCAGAACCTCTGTCATCATTGTCACCAGGGACTCACAGACTCCCTTATCCCTGTCTGACGAGGAGCTGGCACAAGGCATGGAAATAGAGGAGAAGATTGTGAGTTacctgcagggccagcacacTGCCTTTATagagaggaaaggctga